The Streptomyces sp. HUAS CB01 genome has a segment encoding these proteins:
- a CDS encoding Lrp/AsnC family transcriptional regulator, which translates to MDHIDRVLLTQLQQDATQSYAALGRAAGLSAGAAHERVRKLRERGVIRRTTVETDPAALGGAVLAYVMVDSTSWMGDAAQDFAALPEILEAHIIAGSASVLVKVRTASTEQLQDVLRRIYAIEGVSRTQATVVLETFFERPLSPQTPEQT; encoded by the coding sequence ATGGATCACATCGATCGCGTCCTGCTGACGCAGCTCCAGCAGGACGCCACCCAGTCCTACGCCGCGCTGGGCCGGGCCGCCGGCCTCTCGGCCGGCGCCGCTCACGAACGTGTGCGCAAGTTGCGGGAGCGAGGCGTCATCCGGCGCACCACCGTCGAGACGGACCCGGCCGCGCTGGGCGGCGCAGTGCTGGCCTATGTGATGGTCGACTCGACTTCCTGGATGGGTGATGCGGCGCAGGACTTCGCCGCGCTCCCCGAAATCCTGGAGGCGCACATCATCGCGGGCAGCGCCTCGGTGCTGGTGAAGGTTAGGACCGCATCCACCGAGCAACTGCAGGATGTGTTGCGCCGGATCTACGCCATCGAGGGGGTCAGCAGGACGCAGGCCACGGTGGTCCTTGAGACCTTCTTCGAGCGGCCGCTCTCGCCGCAGACCCCCGAGCAGACGTGA
- a CDS encoding SMP-30/gluconolactonase/LRE family protein, with amino-acid sequence MTGKRPGLYEMLDDRFRAGRCMNGDEALEVLYTGCRWAEGPIYLPAWRQVVWSDIPNDRMLRWDEETGAVSVFRHSAGHTNGNTVDRQGRLITCEQGNRRVTRTEHDGTITVLADRWKGKRLNSPNDAAVKSDGSIWFSDPDFGITSDYEGYRALSEIGSNNVYRIDPATGEVRLVADCFGAPNGLVFSHDEQQLFVSDTRAGFIRAFDVHEDGTLSEGKVFAEAEARKAARFDNLRFDDAGRLWAAAMGDGVHCYDPDGTLIGRLNVPEAVANISWGGAKRNRLFIAAETSLYSVVMGVTGTHPTGPGRRPWL; translated from the coding sequence ATGACCGGCAAGCGCCCCGGGCTGTACGAGATGCTCGATGACCGGTTCCGTGCCGGGCGGTGCATGAACGGTGACGAGGCACTGGAGGTCCTGTACACCGGCTGCCGCTGGGCCGAGGGGCCGATCTACCTGCCTGCCTGGCGGCAAGTGGTCTGGAGCGACATCCCCAACGACCGGATGCTGCGCTGGGACGAAGAAACCGGTGCCGTCAGCGTCTTCCGCCACTCCGCCGGGCACACCAACGGCAACACTGTCGACCGTCAGGGCCGGCTGATCACCTGCGAGCAGGGCAACCGTCGAGTGACCCGGACCGAACACGACGGCACCATCACCGTGTTGGCGGACCGGTGGAAGGGCAAGCGCCTGAACAGCCCGAACGATGCGGCCGTCAAGTCCGACGGTTCGATCTGGTTCTCCGACCCGGACTTCGGCATCACCAGCGACTACGAGGGCTATCGTGCGCTGAGTGAGATCGGCTCCAACAACGTCTACCGTATCGATCCGGCCACCGGCGAAGTGCGGCTGGTCGCCGACTGTTTCGGCGCCCCGAACGGCCTGGTCTTCTCACACGACGAGCAGCAACTGTTCGTCTCCGATACCCGAGCAGGCTTCATCCGGGCCTTCGACGTACACGAGGACGGCACGCTGTCCGAGGGCAAGGTCTTCGCTGAAGCGGAGGCTCGCAAGGCCGCACGCTTCGACAATCTCCGCTTCGACGACGCCGGTCGGCTCTGGGCCGCCGCGATGGGCGACGGAGTGCACTGCTACGACCCCGACGGCACGCTGATCGGGCGTCTCAACGTCCCCGAGGCAGTTGCCAACATCTCCTGGGGCGGCGCCAAGCGCAACCGTCTCTTCATTGCCGCAGAGACCAGCCTCTACTCGGTGGTCATGGGCGTCACAGGCACGCACCCGACCGGACCGGGCCGGCGCCCCTGGCTCTGA
- a CDS encoding helix-turn-helix domain-containing protein — MAYGHNTEYRLRARSQVVLHAARGRSNARIARETGLHLDTVRRWRGRFAEQRLAGLADRRRSGRPPAFTALQMSEVKALACRLPVETGAPLSRWPCPELAREAMARGIATFVSASTARRWLDRDALKPGSTAPGSSSPTPTSAPGPSACWTCTPAPGMASRSARTST, encoded by the coding sequence ATGGCCTACGGTCACAATACCGAGTATAGGCTGCGGGCTCGTTCGCAGGTGGTGCTGCACGCGGCCAGGGGCCGCTCCAACGCGCGGATCGCCCGGGAGACCGGCCTGCATCTGGACACGGTGCGCCGGTGGCGTGGTCGGTTCGCCGAGCAGCGCCTGGCCGGGCTCGCCGACCGTCGACGCTCCGGCCGCCCGCCGGCCTTCACCGCGTTGCAGATGTCCGAAGTCAAGGCGCTGGCCTGCCGGTTACCCGTCGAGACCGGTGCGCCGTTGTCGCGCTGGCCGTGCCCAGAACTGGCCCGCGAGGCGATGGCCCGGGGCATCGCCACCTTCGTGTCGGCGTCCACCGCGCGCCGCTGGCTGGACCGGGACGCGCTCAAACCTGGCAGCACCGCTCCTGGATCTTCATCACCGACCCCGACTTCCGCACCAGGGCCCAGCGCGTGCTGGACCTGTACGCCCGCACCTGGGATGGCGTCCCGCTCGGCGAGGACGAGTACGTGA
- a CDS encoding transposase — protein sequence MLDLYARTWDGVPLGEDEYVISADEKTSIQARCRCHPTLAPGQARVMRVNHTYQRGGALAYLAAYDVHTARVSGRTEPRTGIGPFMNLVTQVMSREPYASARRVFWIVDNGSSHRGKNAADRLTAAFPNAVMVHTPVHASWLNQVEIYFSVVQRKVVSPNDFTDLTEVGNRLRAFEDRHNATAQPFQWKFTTSDLDDLLARLDRHTTDHQEESALRLAA from the coding sequence GTGCTGGACCTGTACGCCCGCACCTGGGATGGCGTCCCGCTCGGCGAGGACGAGTACGTGATCAGCGCGGACGAGAAGACCTCCATCCAGGCCCGCTGCCGCTGCCACCCCACCCTCGCTCCCGGCCAGGCGAGAGTGATGCGCGTGAACCACACTTACCAGCGCGGCGGTGCCTTGGCCTACCTGGCCGCCTACGACGTCCACACCGCCAGGGTGTCCGGCCGCACCGAGCCACGTACCGGCATCGGGCCGTTCATGAACCTGGTCACCCAGGTCATGAGCCGGGAACCATACGCCAGCGCCAGACGGGTGTTCTGGATCGTCGACAACGGCTCCTCCCACCGCGGCAAGAACGCCGCCGACCGGCTGACCGCCGCGTTCCCGAACGCCGTCATGGTTCACACGCCCGTCCACGCCTCCTGGCTGAACCAGGTGGAGATCTACTTCTCCGTCGTCCAGCGCAAGGTCGTCTCACCCAACGACTTCACCGACCTCACCGAGGTCGGGAACCGGCTCCGAGCCTTCGAAGACCGCCACAACGCCACGGCACAGCCGTTCCAGTGGAAGTTCACCACCTCCGACCTGGACGATCTGCTGGCCAGGCTCGACCGGCACACCACCGATCACCAGGAAGAATCCGCGCTCCGCCTCGCCGCATGA
- a CDS encoding lysyl oxidase family protein, whose amino-acid sequence MTTRTRTTRLRRPLLAGTTAIAVMAVTAGFVAATSDAAKAATAPDLSLIAASTSITLTSWKEDPGVYLDLGTYLTAEGTPLELKVTRKSYKDPVAITQTVYEGGKAKAKALPKGTVKDFSGLPGFVEITVTDKAGKQVLRRAESFCPNNASGRIRPDAPATSKYPESCPTNPFTLGSVWGVEKGWAANTYAGSYTQPVKLAAGTYTAKVSVAKKYRDLFGIANKPATVKVTVEERSFEDGRGAAARTAEPGPHAGHGAAHQAPSAAGAAHAGHGPGHAPAPAQAAAPVTSGAGPSYNVGHGPLKAAPPALPWALKKQQTARSTDVGDAAGRTDGSRKAPALGPQPKRPTGKPSVPDVPKPDLRSLPAYGITISDGGRDVPGKDYLAFSANVWNAGPAQLVVDGFRSPGKATMDAYQYFYDAKGKQVGHTPTGTMEWDPRPGHVHWHFTDFASYRLLKADKKETVRSGKEAFCLANTDAVDYTVKNANWHPNNTDLATACGQENSISVREVLDVGSGDTYTQDLPGQSFDITDLPNGTYYIQVLANPENRLKETSTANNSALRKVELGGTPGKRTVTVPAHDLVNAN is encoded by the coding sequence ATGACGACCAGAACGCGTACCACCCGGCTGCGGCGTCCGCTGCTCGCGGGGACCACGGCCATCGCCGTCATGGCCGTGACGGCCGGATTCGTGGCCGCCACGTCGGATGCGGCGAAGGCCGCGACGGCGCCCGACCTGAGCCTCATCGCGGCGAGCACCTCGATCACGCTCACCTCCTGGAAGGAGGATCCGGGCGTCTATCTGGATCTCGGAACCTACCTCACCGCGGAAGGGACGCCGCTGGAGTTGAAGGTGACCCGGAAGTCCTACAAGGACCCGGTGGCCATCACCCAGACCGTGTACGAAGGCGGCAAGGCGAAGGCCAAAGCTCTGCCCAAGGGCACCGTGAAGGACTTCTCCGGGCTGCCGGGCTTCGTGGAGATCACCGTCACCGACAAGGCGGGCAAGCAGGTCCTCAGACGTGCGGAGAGCTTCTGCCCGAACAACGCCAGTGGCCGCATACGGCCCGACGCGCCCGCCACCTCGAAGTATCCGGAGAGCTGCCCGACCAATCCCTTCACCCTCGGTTCCGTGTGGGGCGTGGAGAAGGGCTGGGCCGCCAACACCTACGCCGGTTCGTACACCCAGCCGGTCAAGCTGGCCGCCGGTACCTACACCGCCAAGGTCTCGGTCGCCAAGAAGTACCGTGACCTGTTCGGCATCGCGAACAAGCCCGCCACGGTGAAGGTCACCGTGGAGGAGCGCAGCTTCGAGGACGGCCGGGGCGCCGCGGCGCGGACAGCCGAGCCCGGTCCGCACGCGGGGCACGGCGCCGCCCACCAGGCACCGTCGGCAGCCGGCGCCGCGCACGCCGGCCACGGACCGGGACACGCCCCGGCGCCCGCCCAGGCCGCCGCGCCGGTGACGAGCGGCGCCGGTCCCTCGTACAACGTCGGTCACGGGCCGCTGAAGGCCGCTCCTCCGGCTCTGCCGTGGGCACTGAAGAAGCAGCAGACGGCACGATCGACCGACGTCGGCGACGCCGCGGGCCGGACCGACGGCTCGCGCAAGGCGCCCGCCCTGGGGCCGCAGCCCAAGCGGCCCACCGGCAAGCCCTCCGTCCCGGACGTGCCCAAGCCCGACCTGCGGTCGCTGCCGGCCTACGGCATCACCATCAGCGACGGCGGGAGGGACGTCCCCGGCAAGGACTACCTGGCCTTCAGTGCCAATGTGTGGAACGCCGGCCCGGCGCAGCTCGTGGTGGACGGATTCCGCTCGCCCGGCAAGGCCACGATGGACGCCTACCAGTACTTCTACGACGCCAAGGGCAAGCAGGTCGGCCACACCCCGACCGGCACCATGGAATGGGACCCGCGGCCGGGCCACGTGCACTGGCACTTCACCGACTTCGCCAGCTACCGGTTGCTGAAGGCGGACAAGAAGGAGACCGTGCGCAGCGGCAAGGAGGCCTTCTGCCTGGCCAACACCGACGCGGTCGACTACACGGTGAAGAACGCCAACTGGCACCCGAACAACACCGATCTGGCCACCGCCTGCGGCCAGGAGAACTCGATCTCCGTCCGCGAGGTGCTGGACGTCGGCTCCGGTGACACCTACACCCAGGACCTGCCCGGCCAGTCCTTCGACATCACCGACCTGCCCAACGGCACGTACTACATCCAGGTACTGGCAAACCCGGAGAACCGGCTCAAGGAGACCAGCACCGCCAACAACAGTGCCCTGCGGAAGGTCGAGCTGGGCGGCACGCCGGGCAAGCGGACGGTGACGGTGCCGGCGCACGACCTGGTGAACGCGAACTGA
- a CDS encoding saccharopine dehydrogenase family protein — translation MGSGQLVAVFGAYGHTGRFVVAELAARGFVPVPSGRNAQALKELADEHGLEARVASVEDPASLEGALAGTAAVINCAGPFASTTGPVIEAALRAGIPYLDVAAELEANLDTFAHYRERARDMGAVIVPAMAFFGGLGDLLATAAMGDWNAADEAHIAYALSSWHPTAGTRLSGAVSRERRGANRLRYSGGQWEHRTDDAPTLEWSFPDPMGPRPVIGEFTMADVVTVPQHLAIPDVTTYMTAEAVRDVAAPHTPAPTPADESGRSDQTFLVDVVVRSGGAERRATAGGQDIYAVTAPLVAEALERVLTGRTKAVGVASAGEIFDARDFLHALAPHIALDLHPQKQTA, via the coding sequence ATGGGGTCAGGTCAACTGGTGGCGGTGTTCGGCGCGTACGGTCACACCGGACGGTTCGTGGTGGCGGAACTGGCCGCGCGGGGGTTCGTCCCGGTGCCGTCCGGGCGCAACGCGCAGGCCTTGAAGGAGCTGGCCGACGAGCACGGGCTGGAGGCCCGGGTGGCATCGGTCGAGGACCCGGCCTCCCTGGAGGGGGCCCTGGCGGGCACGGCGGCGGTCATCAACTGCGCCGGCCCCTTCGCCTCGACCACCGGTCCCGTGATCGAGGCCGCGCTGCGCGCGGGGATCCCGTACCTGGACGTGGCCGCCGAACTCGAGGCCAACCTCGACACCTTCGCCCACTACCGCGAGCGGGCCCGGGACATGGGAGCGGTGATCGTCCCGGCCATGGCCTTCTTCGGCGGGCTCGGCGACCTGCTGGCCACCGCGGCGATGGGCGACTGGAACGCAGCCGACGAGGCACACATCGCCTACGCGCTCAGCAGCTGGCACCCCACCGCCGGCACCCGGCTCTCGGGCGCGGTCTCGCGCGAGCGGCGCGGCGCCAACCGCCTGCGCTACAGCGGCGGACAGTGGGAGCACCGCACCGACGACGCGCCCACCCTGGAGTGGAGCTTCCCGGATCCGATGGGCCCCCGGCCGGTGATCGGGGAGTTCACGATGGCGGACGTCGTCACCGTCCCCCAGCACCTGGCCATCCCCGATGTGACCACGTACATGACCGCCGAGGCGGTCCGCGATGTCGCCGCCCCCCACACACCGGCCCCGACCCCCGCCGACGAGAGCGGACGCTCGGACCAGACCTTCCTCGTCGACGTCGTCGTGCGCTCGGGCGGAGCCGAACGCAGGGCCACGGCCGGCGGACAGGACATCTACGCCGTCACCGCGCCTCTAGTCGCCGAGGCCCTCGAACGCGTCCTGACCGGCCGCACCAAGGCCGTCGGCGTCGCCTCCGCCGGCGAGATCTTCGACGCCCGGGACTTCCTTCACGCGCTCGCCCCGCACATCGCACTCGACCTGCACCCGCAGAAGCAGACTGCCTGA
- a CDS encoding helix-turn-helix domain-containing protein gives MPTVALAVTDGMLHYELAVAVEVFGAVLTHVVDPWYDFSLCGSGPVRVDRFRLEPDHGLDHLAHADTVIVPGWADADREPPATLVEAVRAAHAAGARVASLCTGAFVLGAAGLLDGRRATTHWAHTRELARRHPAATVDPDVLYVDNGDVLTSAGKAAAMDLCLHLVRLDHGSAIANKIARRLVIPPHRDGGQAQFIATPVPAPGNHPLGELFPWALERLDQPLTVEDLARQARMSSRHLGRHFKHLTGTTPLQWLHSQRIRHAQELLETTDATVDTIAAATGMGTATTLRRHFHRSVGVPPDTYRRTFRP, from the coding sequence ATGCCCACTGTCGCGCTGGCCGTCACCGACGGCATGCTGCACTACGAACTGGCCGTGGCCGTCGAGGTCTTCGGTGCAGTCCTGACCCACGTCGTGGACCCCTGGTACGACTTCTCCCTCTGCGGGAGCGGCCCGGTGCGCGTCGACCGCTTCCGTCTGGAGCCCGATCACGGACTCGACCACCTCGCGCACGCCGACACGGTGATCGTCCCCGGCTGGGCGGACGCGGATCGCGAACCGCCCGCCACGCTGGTCGAGGCGGTGCGCGCCGCTCACGCGGCCGGCGCCCGCGTGGCCTCACTGTGCACGGGCGCCTTCGTCCTGGGCGCGGCAGGACTGCTCGACGGCAGGCGCGCCACCACACACTGGGCCCACACGCGGGAACTCGCCCGGCGCCACCCGGCGGCCACCGTCGATCCGGACGTCCTCTACGTCGACAACGGCGACGTCCTCACCTCCGCGGGCAAGGCCGCCGCCATGGACCTGTGCCTGCACCTGGTCCGCCTCGACCACGGCTCTGCCATCGCCAACAAGATCGCCCGCCGTCTGGTCATCCCGCCGCACCGCGACGGCGGCCAGGCCCAGTTCATCGCAACCCCCGTCCCCGCCCCGGGCAACCACCCCCTGGGCGAGCTCTTCCCCTGGGCGCTGGAGCGACTGGACCAACCGCTCACCGTGGAGGACCTGGCCCGCCAGGCCCGCATGAGCTCACGCCACCTCGGCCGCCACTTCAAGCACCTCACCGGCACCACACCACTGCAGTGGTTGCACAGCCAGCGCATCCGCCACGCCCAGGAACTGCTGGAGACCACCGACGCCACCGTGGACACCATCGCCGCGGCCACCGGCATGGGCACCGCCACCACCCTGCGCCGCCACTTCCACCGCAGCGTCGGCGTCCCACCCGACACCTACCGCCGCACCTTCCGCCCCTGA
- a CDS encoding serine hydrolase domain-containing protein, which yields MGRRNSGFPEAGWRRTRDALARHVASGRIPGLVALAGRGDETHVEAIGTMHHDGDAPMRRDTIFRMASTSKPVTMAAAMVLLDECRLRLDDTVEPWLPELADRRVLRRIDGPLDDTVPARRPITVRDVLTSTFGLGMDMTALGTPIMDAIFEQGLTPNLPEPMPEPNEWIRRLGTLPLMHQPGERWQYHISNDLLGVLVARVTGQSFETFLRERIFDPLGMKDTGFHVPADKTDRLPPLYAPDPHTAEFTVWDEATGGRWSRPPAFQGGGGGLVSTVDDYHAYFRMLLNGGMHGSERILSRPAVQLMTTNRLTPEQNAARNATATDNVHVSFGQGQHGGWGFGMAVRTYRGDYAPIGQFGWDGGSGTSTYADPHHRITGILLTQIGASVPDPVRLMHDFWTSLYQAVED from the coding sequence ATGGGACGACGCAACAGCGGCTTCCCGGAAGCAGGGTGGCGCAGGACACGCGACGCGCTGGCACGGCACGTCGCGTCCGGAAGGATTCCCGGGCTCGTCGCACTGGCCGGCCGGGGCGACGAAACGCACGTCGAAGCGATCGGGACGATGCACCACGACGGTGACGCGCCGATGCGCCGGGACACGATCTTCCGGATGGCCTCGACGTCCAAGCCGGTCACGATGGCGGCGGCGATGGTCCTGCTGGACGAGTGCAGGCTGCGGCTGGACGACACCGTGGAGCCGTGGCTGCCGGAACTCGCCGACCGGCGGGTGCTGAGGCGGATCGACGGCCCCCTGGACGACACCGTGCCGGCGCGGCGGCCGATCACCGTACGGGACGTGCTGACCTCCACGTTCGGGCTCGGCATGGATATGACGGCGCTGGGCACACCGATCATGGACGCGATCTTCGAGCAGGGACTCACCCCCAATCTGCCGGAGCCGATGCCCGAGCCGAACGAGTGGATACGCCGCCTCGGCACGCTTCCACTGATGCACCAGCCCGGAGAACGCTGGCAGTACCACATCAGCAACGACCTGCTCGGCGTACTCGTCGCCAGGGTCACCGGCCAGTCGTTCGAGACGTTCCTGCGCGAACGCATCTTCGACCCGCTGGGGATGAAGGACACCGGTTTCCACGTGCCCGCCGACAAGACGGACCGGCTACCGCCCCTCTACGCCCCCGACCCGCACACCGCAGAGTTCACCGTCTGGGACGAGGCCACAGGGGGACGGTGGAGCCGGCCTCCGGCGTTCCAGGGTGGCGGGGGCGGGCTGGTCTCCACCGTCGACGACTACCACGCCTACTTCCGGATGCTGCTCAACGGCGGGATGCACGGGAGCGAACGGATCCTGTCCCGGCCCGCCGTCCAGCTGATGACCACCAACCGCCTCACGCCCGAGCAGAACGCCGCCCGCAACGCCACAGCCACCGACAACGTCCATGTGTCCTTCGGTCAAGGGCAGCACGGCGGCTGGGGGTTCGGGATGGCAGTGCGCACCTACCGCGGCGACTACGCGCCCATCGGCCAGTTCGGCTGGGACGGCGGAAGCGGCACGTCGACCTACGCCGACCCGCACCACCGGATCACCGGAATCCTGCTCACCCAGATCGGGGCGTCCGTCCCGGACCCGGTACGGCTCATGCACGACTTCTGGACGAGTCTCTACCAGGCCGTCGAAGACTGA
- a CDS encoding DUF4097 family beta strand repeat-containing protein: MQKFDTPAPVTAVLDVPAGRIQFIAADRADTTVEVLPADASKNRDVKAAEQTAVTYADGVLRITAQAHDNQLFGASGSIEVTVQLPAGSRIEAKAAGAELRGVGRLGDVAFEGAYRQTKIDEAASVRLTATDGDVEIGRLGGTAEISTARGDIRITEAVRGTVVLRTQSGNISVAAAAGVSAALDADTGHGRISNALKNDGTAELDIRATTSHGDITARSL, from the coding sequence ATGCAGAAGTTCGACACTCCCGCCCCGGTCACCGCCGTCCTGGACGTCCCCGCCGGACGCATCCAGTTCATCGCCGCGGACCGCGCCGACACCACCGTCGAGGTCCTGCCCGCGGACGCCTCGAAGAACCGCGATGTGAAGGCGGCCGAGCAGACCGCGGTCACCTACGCCGACGGCGTCCTGCGGATCACGGCCCAGGCCCACGACAACCAGCTCTTCGGCGCCTCCGGATCCATCGAGGTGACCGTCCAGTTGCCCGCCGGCTCCCGCATCGAGGCCAAGGCCGCCGGCGCCGAGCTCCGCGGCGTCGGACGCCTCGGCGACGTCGCCTTCGAAGGCGCGTACCGCCAGACCAAGATCGACGAGGCCGCGAGCGTCCGCCTCACCGCGACCGACGGCGATGTCGAGATCGGCCGGCTGGGCGGCACCGCGGAGATCAGCACCGCACGGGGCGACATCCGGATCACCGAGGCCGTACGCGGCACGGTCGTGCTCCGCACCCAGTCCGGCAACATCTCGGTCGCCGCCGCCGCCGGCGTCTCGGCCGCCCTGGATGCCGACACCGGACACGGCCGCATCAGCAACGCCCTCAAGAACGACGGCACCGCCGAACTCGACATCCGCGCCACCACCTCCCACGGCGACATCACCGCCCGCAGCCTCTGA
- a CDS encoding GbsR/MarR family transcriptional regulator → MPGGRLTQQDRRQIALGLADNLSYAEIARRLARPTSTITREVMRNGGPTAYRADLAHRATESRTRRRRQPASRGTEASPQAHGRDAEAVRKYEETFTTVMMASGLPKMMARVMACLTLTDTGSLTASELVQRLDVSPASVSKAITFLDSQGLVRRERDKHRRERYIVDDDIWYQSMMASARSTAQIVETARQGVGILGPHTPAAARLENVARFLDFVSESITRAAEQARDILHTKPATAPDGTAEPRSDP, encoded by the coding sequence ATGCCGGGAGGCAGGCTCACCCAGCAGGACCGCCGGCAGATCGCGCTGGGACTGGCCGACAACCTCTCCTACGCCGAGATCGCCCGACGCCTCGCCCGCCCGACCTCGACCATCACGCGTGAGGTGATGCGCAACGGCGGCCCTACCGCCTACCGCGCCGACCTGGCCCACCGCGCTACCGAAAGCCGCACCCGCCGGCGCAGGCAGCCCGCGTCGCGAGGCACCGAGGCGTCACCGCAGGCTCACGGGCGCGACGCCGAGGCCGTGCGCAAGTACGAGGAGACGTTCACCACCGTCATGATGGCTTCGGGCCTGCCCAAGATGATGGCCCGGGTCATGGCCTGCCTCACCCTCACCGACACGGGCAGCCTCACCGCGTCCGAACTCGTCCAACGCCTGGATGTCAGCCCTGCGTCCGTCTCCAAGGCGATCACGTTCCTCGACAGCCAGGGGCTCGTCCGTCGGGAACGCGACAAACACCGCCGCGAGCGCTACATCGTCGACGACGACATCTGGTACCAGTCGATGATGGCCAGCGCCCGGTCCACCGCCCAAATCGTCGAGACCGCACGGCAGGGCGTCGGCATCCTCGGCCCCCACACCCCGGCCGCCGCCCGCCTCGAGAACGTCGCCCGCTTCCTCGACTTCGTCTCCGAGAGCATCACCCGCGCCGCCGAACAGGCTCGGGACATCCTCCACACGAAACCCGCAACGGCCCCGGACGGCACTGCCGAGCCACGCTCAGACCCCTGA